In a single window of the Zea mays cultivar B73 chromosome 5, Zm-B73-REFERENCE-NAM-5.0, whole genome shotgun sequence genome:
- the LOC100502334 gene encoding Cyclase-like protein 1 precursor, whose amino-acid sequence MDAAPLLALLLAAVSLSAAAAGDGAHPGYSDEGTCTVDAAGAGVGSGPELRRLEERRPGRIIDITHAYVPDLLAFAPGAVTGPLVHLKESMANGSEYNLSELRLECHMGTHVDAPGHMNQGHFAAGLDVDTLDLDVLNGPALLVDVPRDTNITAEAMEFLNIPRGVRRVLFRTLNTDRKLMWRKGGDMSYVGFTEDGAQWLVDNTDIKLVGIDSLSVAAFEHLISAHVVFFKTPDIIPVEGLKLDNIETGIYMLHCLPLRLVGAEGAPTRCILIK is encoded by the exons ATGGACGCCGCCCCGCTCCTCGCTCTCCTCCTCGCGGCCGTGTCCCtctccgcggcggcggcgggcgacggcgcgcacCCGGGCTACTCCGACGAGGGCACCTGCACGGTGGACGCCGCCGGAGCGGGCGTGGGCTCGGGCCCGGAGCTGCGGCGCCTGGAGGAGCGCCGGCCCGGGCGCATCATCGACATCACGCACGCGTACGTGCCGGACCTTCTGGCGTTCGCGCCGGGGGCTGTCACGGGGCCCTTGGTCCACCTCAAGGAGTCCATGGCGAACGGGTCCGAGTACAACCTGTCGGAGCTGCGGTTGGAGTGCCACATGGGCACCCACGTCGACGCGCCAGGCCACATGAACCAAGGCCACTTCGCCGCCGGCCTCGACGTGGACACGCTCGACCTCGACGTCCTCAACG GACCTGCGTTGCTGGTTGATGTTCCGAGGGACACAAATATAACAG CTGAAGCGATGGAATTCCTGAATATCCCTAGAGGAGTTCGCCGAGTTCTATTCAGGACGCTGAACACTGACAG GAAGTTGATGTGGAGGAAGGGAGGTGACATGAGCTATGTTGGGTTTACAGAGGATGGCGCACAGTGGCTAGTTGACAACACTGACATAAAGCTAGTCG GAATCGACAGTCTATCGGTTGCAGCATTTGAGCACTTGATCTCTGCCCATGTGGTCTTCTTCAAGACCCCG GATATAATCCCTGTCGAAGGCCTGAAGCTAGACAACATTGAGACGGGAATATACATGCTGCATTGTTTACCTCTCAGACTGGTTGGAGCCGAGGGTGCACCGACCAGATGCATCCTCATCAAGTGA